In Thiofilum sp., the genomic window TTGAGCCAAGGGGAATAATACACCGCTCGTGCAAGCAAATAACCAAGAAGCACTGACAACACTGCACTTAAGGCGGCTTGCTTAATCGAAAACCACACTATGCCTTGAATATAGGGATCAGTTAGTAAGGCAAGGGTTGCACCGGAGCTAAAACGCATTAGGCCATAAAAGGCGAGGAAGGTAAGGCTCACTAGACTTAGTAAAGCTAATAGGCCTAGCTCTCTGAATAACGTTGGCATACCTAGTGTTTAATGCTTTTTACCGATTAGTTCTATGGCATAACCATCGGGGTCTTCGATAAAAGCAATAATGGTTTTACCTGCATTCATCGGCCCTGCTTCGCGTAGGATTTTTGCACCGCGTGCTTTCATTTGCTCACAGGCGGCATACACATCATCGACCTCAAACGCCATATGTCCATAAGCCGTGCCCTTTTCATAGCTACTCACGCCCCAGTTATAGGTGAGTTCCAGCACAGTATTATTAGCTTCATCGCCATAGCCTAAAAATGCTAAGGTAAACTCACCCGCTGGATAGTCTTGGCGACGTAGCTCTTGCATACCGAGTACTTGCGTATAAAAGTTTACTGAACGGTCTAGATCACCGACACGAAGCATAGTGTGTAAAATGCGCATAAGGTTGCATCCTTTGAAGCAGATCAACGAGGGGCTTTAAGATAGCACTCTGACGCCTAAAGCTCTAATTCACTTTAGATAGCCTGTGCTGGTTGAGAGTTTGCTCTGACTAGGTTTGCCATCTACGCCATTCACGCTCGCGCTTAATAGTGAGGTCGTCCTCACGCATCAGCTCGACAAATAACGGTACGCAATACGCCCAACGTTTATCTAAACGGCGCAATACAAAGGCTAATTCAAGGCGCGACAACGTGCGCTCTAGTTCAGCACTCTCGAATTGCACACTTTGCTGCTCTAGGGTTTGTATCAGTTCGCCCGTGGTGAAACTGTCATGTTGCACGGTGGTATACACCACTAGGCGATCATAAGCTTGCTCGTGCTCCCCTATTCCCACCGACCAACCTTCCAAACGTTTTTGCAAATCGCGCCCCGTGAGTACCGGATGCACATCGCCGACCTCGATAATGCGTTGGCTCGGCTGTAGCTGCTGGATGAGTTGATCGCAGACATGGGCAATGAGATTGGCGCGTTGTCCGCACTGGCTGATCATGTGTTGCATGATTTGCGGATTGGCATAGCTGAGATTGAGGGTTTGCATAGGAATCGTGGCTAACTGTTCACACGCTTCTTGTTCTAATGCGCCGACTTCCAGTACTGCGCCAAAATTGCGTAAGGGTGATTGATAGTCTAATACTGCATGCTGATACAGTTGCCAAAAGCCCGCCAAGATAAAGCTACACTGCCCCTGCTCACTCAAGCGCCGAAATACGCTCAGCATCGGATAGCCCTGAGCTTGCTCATGCTCAATGAATAAATCGGCTTCATCAATCAGGAAGATATAGCGCTTACCCTCATTTTTAATACGTACTTCGAGTTGTGCGGCAAAATCGGGAGCGGTATCGGAGTCTAAGTTTAGTGCGTGAGCTAGGCGTGGAATGAGTACTTCATTGGATAGGGATAAGTAGCAGCAATGCACTTGGGGATTTTCGGCATAACGGCGCTCTAGTGCTTTGAGTAGGCTGGATTTGCCCATTTGCCGTCCACCTACTATGAGGTAATTAGCAGGGTCACGGTTGATGATTTGAGCAATGAGTTCACGGCGACCGAAGAAGATCGCTTCTTTATTGACACCGCCACCGATTTGGTAGGGGGATAGCTGTTGTAGGGCTAACTGTTCAGCCAACACTTTAGCAAGTACGGCTTCCGGTTTGGGGCTGAGGAGTAGTGCGGTGAGTTGTTTGCTTTGCGGTGCTACGTACTTATTGCTGCGGTCTTGGGTGGTGTTGAGTAGTTTGCGTTGGTAGGCTGCATCGGTGTTGATGATGAGGGTAATGCGTCCTTCAGCTTGGGGGATGGCACGTAGGGTGGTGAATACGTCCTCGGTGGATACAGTAGGGAAGTAGAGGAGTAAGCGATTGACGTTTAAGATGAAATTGTCGGGGAGTTTTAGGGTGAATAAAGAGAACCCCTCCCCGTCCCTCCCCTTATCAAGGGAGGGTGGAAGAGAAGAAGGTATCTCACTATTGGTTTGATTTTGGGTTTCTTGCTCCTCCCTTGATAAGGGGAGGTTGGGAGGGGTTTCTACTCTTTCTAGTTTTGCTCCCAAACGTTTAGCGATGATTTGAGCTTTTTGTTCTGGGGTGAGTTGGGCGAAGTCTAGGGCTTGGCTAAAGGTTTGGGTGCTGACCTCTGCGTCATCTAGCACTCTTCTAAAACGCCCCGACCACCTTAATAAATTTTTTGTTTTAGTTAATTGATCAAATGGAATTGTGATCAACTCAACAGGTCTTCTACTCAAAGCTGTTGAAATAGGGTTTATAAATAAAAAAAGCCAGTATATACTAACGATTAGTACTATCACACCTGAAATTTGCGAAATCAAAAGCCAGTAACTAACATTGACTTTAATATCAAAATACCACTCTGTGTATAAAGTAGATACATAGGAACGTAAATCTGCATCCTTACCATAAAAATGTAGACTTCCATATCTGCCCATATTTATAAAATTTCTAATGCGTAGCTCAAGCTTTAAATTATCTAATTGTTTTTTTGAGAAAATCTCATCAGTTTCAAATTTTATATTTTCAGTAGTTTGGGCATCACTACTTTGACCTACCTCAATTATTTTTATAGTAGAGCTTAAGGCTCCACTAGGTGTTTGCAAATAAAAATCAAACATATCTAACTCTACCATACGTAGGTTTGCTATTTTAACTGTTAAAACCCCTTTTCTTGTAAAAAAATTATTTTCTAAAAATGCACTTTTTATTTCTATATCTAAAGACTTATAATCAACCTTGAATTTAACTAGTTTAGTATGCCCACTAAAATCTTGAATTTTTATAGGTAGCTCATACTTTCCTGTAGCTACAAATTTAGGTGTATTCACTAGCACAGAGCCTGAAATTTTAGCACTTTGACCAACTTCAATGATAGAAGGGCTATTGTACCTCTCTTCAAAAAGAAGAGGTTTTTGATCATTAGGAATAACGTGAAAAAGACTATCCTCACTAAAAGTTTCTACTAGCTGGGGTTTATAAATAGGTTTTTCACTATGATTTGTAAGAGTTATATTTAGATTGTTAGTTCCAGTATAAAAAATAGAAGGATCTCCCTCTAACTTAACTATCATAGACTCTAAATAATCCTCATTTTTCAATAAACCACTGTTACTATTATTTTTTTCAACCTCAAAACCAAGTATATCAACATCAGGTTTTTTAAAAACCAACTGAATATTATTGTTCATAACATTTAATACTTGAATGGCTCCATTACTTGCTAAAATTAGCATTCTTCCTGCATCATCAAAGCTTAAAGATAAAATACTACTTGACGATTTTAATGTGTGCCTCACCTGTCCACTATCTATATCCCATATCTGAATCGTTCCATCAATTGAACCGCTTGCTAATATATTTTTATTATTAAAGCTTAAAGATAAAATACTACTTGACGATTTTAATGTGTGCCTCACCTGTCCACTATCTATATCCCATATCTGAATCGTTCCATCAATTGAACCGCTTGCTAGCTCTCCTCTTTTATTAAAAGCAAGTGATTTCAGCCAGTTTTTTTCAACCTTTAAAGTATTGATCAAGCTATTTTTTTCTATATCCCATATCTGAATTATTCCATCAATCGAGCCGATTGCTATCTTATTACCCCCATCAAAGACTATTGTTTTTAGCCACATTTGTTGTGTTTTTAATGTATTGATCAAGCTATTTTTTTCTATATCCCATATCTGAATTGTTCCATCAGTTGAACCACTCACTAGCCGACCATTTTTATCCAACGCTAGAGACAACACACCACCTTGAGCAACCAACTTACGTTTCAATAGACCCCGTTTTATATCCCAGATTTGAATTGCTCCATCAGCTGAGCCACTTACTAACTGACCACTTTTATCCAATGCTAGAGATAACACACTACTTTGAGTTGCCAACGTATGCTCCAGTGTCTCATGCTCCATATCCCATATCTGAATCGTTCCATCATTTAAACCAATTATTAACCTATTGGATTCAAACAAAGCAACTGTGTCATAAGTAATAAAATCGTCTTCTAGTAATTGCTTAAGTACGTCAGCTCGTGTCATACCTATACCACTTTCTATCCTAATAGTTGACTGCTGCGACTCCCCCTTAGTCTGAGAACCAAGCACAGGCAACAAACACACCCAAAACACGACCCACATCACACCCAAACGCTTAAGCATCCCTACCATTTCTCACTACCCCTCAAACGGCTTCATAGGTCTATCTTGGCGCACCTCACGCTGCCACTCCCCAGCATTCCCAAACAACTCCGCCACACCTTGCTCCGCCAATGCATCAATCGCCCGAGTCATCACTCTCTGCCGCTCCGCCTCGGTTGACCATTTCCTACCCCGCCTCACCGAGCGACTCTTTAAATAAGCAATAAAATCCAACACCTGCTCCATATCAGGCAGCGTCAAATCATCAATAGCAGCATGTAACTCCTGCGCTTTTTTCTGAGCAACACCCATCACTAAACTCCTCTATCTAATTCGCTTACCTTCATTCTAGCCCAATCCTAGCACCCTAATAACTCCCTACCCACCTCACGCAACCACTCACAGCGCCACACCAACCGCCCCCTTTCCGGCTTTAACAAATTTTGCCAATACAAACTACGCTCCACCGCATCGCCCGCCCAAATATCAAGCCTAAAATCCTTTTCCCCCAAATACTCACACAGCCGCTGATAACTACGCACCCGACTAAACAAACTACTCGGCAACGAGCTATAGCGCACCGCCTCCGCCCACGCCCCACCATTCACCGCCTCACGCAAGCATAACTGCACCAGACGCGGATGCTGCCCAGCAAATTTTAAAATCGCTAACAAAGCCTCATCAGACAAACCACTCACTTGATAAAGCTTTTTCACATCCTCAATACACAGCTCTGGCAACACCTCATAATCACTTAACAACCATCAGCTAAAGCTGAAGGGTTCGCTAAAAGGACTAAAGTCCGGATACGGGTCGAATAGACCCGTCTAGCCTTCTGTCTTAAAGTTATCCTCTAACCTCGGTTCAAAGTGATGCTCTAAATACGCCTTAATCATCTCAGCACTCAATTCCCCTGAAGTCGCACAAAAATAACCCCGCGCCCAAAAATGCTGTCCCCAATACCGCTTTCTTAAATCCGGGTAGCTTTCAAAGATTTTTGCCGCACTTCGACCCTTAATTCGGCGCATGATCTCGCTCGGTGCTAGCTCCGGTGGCACCGATAACAACAAATGCACATGATCCTTGCTCACCACCCCTTCACTATTTCTATCTCAAAGGCTTGACAGGTTTGACGGATCAACTCCCGTATCTTTAACCCCACATCCCCTTTCAGTACCGGATAGCGGTATTTCGTCACAAATACAAAGTGATACTCAATCCGGTAGACGGTGTGGCTTCCATACCGATACTCCATCTCTCACGACCTCATGCCAACCTTCATCCAGCTAGTATCGCAGATAAATCTGACCGTCTAAAGACGGTGGTTTTAACCTTGAAGACGGACTAATAAAATTCAAGAGCGATAAAGCCCCCTGCTCAAACTTCATCGCCGCCAAACGCTCCCCACCAAACATAATTAAGTGCAAATCATGAGGAAACGCCCCCAATAAATTACGCACCTCACCCGCAAAGCTACGCCGATACTGCTCCGCCCCATTCTCAAACCCTGTAATTAGCAATAACAACTCCAGCCCCTGCATCAAACGCTCACTAAGTGCTAAATACCATTGAGTGCTATTACTAATCCCTTCACCTAAACCACACTGCCGCGCCAAATAAGCAAAATACTCCGCCTCACTCACCTGATCACTTGCCGGAGGAAACACATGCAATACCTTAAATCTAGTCTTGGCTTTATCCTTTAGCGCTTGAATATAGTGCTGAGTCTGAAAACCCTCTTGTGCCAAAATCAGCACCGGACGATTCAACTCCACATAATCACTAAAAATGCGCTCCACAAAACTACGTTGCTTAGGAGCCAGCACTTTAGACTCATGCGTCTCTAAAGGTTTGCCGTCCTTATACAACACGGGAATCTGCGCCCCCGACTGATCCATCCCTAGCAATGCCACTTTTGCCCAATGAAACGCTTGCTCTAGGGTTTCCCCCGCTCCCAATCCCGCATAAAACTGACGCGCAAACTCCACCGCTACCCTATCCGGCACTCGCGCATTCATCCCCACCACATAGGGTACATGCTGAGCAATAGCTAATACCTGCACCTCGGAATAACAAGCATTGAGCACTACGCAATGGGTATGCCCCTTGAGTTGCTCAAAGATGTTTGTGAGTACCTCATTCTCCAAAAACTTAGCCTTACCCTGTTCATCCTCCAGAACCAACCCCATTCCACCCTCACCATGCCCTGAAAAATGTACGATATAAGGCTTTTGCTCGCGCAATACATGCAGCAAATCATCAAACCGTAGGGCAGGCTGATAAATCGTCACAAACTCATCACGTAATTTAGAGCGTTGTAATTCAGCTTCAATTTCGCGCTCTTCACTATCAACGCGCAGACGGGCTTTATCGGCAGGGCTAGCAGCAAGAAAAACCAGTGTTTTAGGCATAATAGACACTCAATGCAGCGGGAAAGAGTATCTTGGAGAATTTTTAAAGCACAGACAAGTGGTGAGTACACCAATAGTGAGGTTGCATGGTGGAAAATTTCTTTTTACTTAAACAATATGAGAAACACCTTATAAGCGTGCAATTGTTAGCTTCTGAAAAAAGCAAAAAACACCAATTTTTTTAGTAAATACGGTTTGATTTATTAACCCCCCTATTTAAATATAAAATATTTAAACAGTTAAACCTAGGTATAATATAAGAAATAAAAATAAATATTGTTTAGGTTTAGAATATTTGGGATACTCATTTTAGGTAATTAAATCTGAAAAAGGGCTAACTTACCCATTAGCTGAATAAGGAGCAAAATCGAGGTTTTGCACTTTGCAGGTTATTTACCTTTTATATAAACACTGCTCAGTACTACAACTAATAGAGGAGAGTCATTATGGGATGGTGGGAAGCTGCAAGTGATCTTGCTAAAATGTTCGATAAAGAAGTTGATTATAAAACAGCAGGAAAAACCATTTATAGGGATCACCCCTATCTTCAGTCATGGAGCCACTACGAGTGGGTTATCATTAAGCGCCGAGACGGTCTGAAAATCCCCGAAGAGTATAACTGGGAAGATCCTTTTTCAGGGCATTGTAATGTTTACGGTATTGTGAAGGAAATAAATAGAATCTGTGAGAGTAAGCATTGGCATGAAGGTGTTGGGCATTGGGAATATCGGTATGATGGCGTAGAACTCTGGATTAAGTTGACCGATGTCAGATAAATACTAGGCTTATTAGGGCACATTATATTTAGCCTAGTAGGTTTTTGTCTTTCTGGTTATTGTTTAAGAAGTGCAAAACCAGAAAGACATAACTAATAGTATTGTGATCAATCTATGAATTAACCCATTAGACACAAAAAATTCTGATCTAGTCTACCGCACATGATTTTCACCTTTAACACAGTATCTACTCATTAATTTAGCTGAGTACGGTACTGCTCACCTCCTATAGCACCAAATAGCCCCTCATTATTCTTAAATAATTAAGTTAGCGTGAAGCGTCAGCCACTATTTCCACTGATACACAGCCTAGCATTGCAACAATTTTATCATCTCTCAGTCAGTTCCCCTTCACAATGAGGGGACAAATGGTAAACTCAAACCTTTGTTTCTATCTGAGATCGCTCCATGTCACGGCAAATTAAGAAACTACTGGTCGCCAATCGCGGCGAAATTGCTATTCGTATCCTGCGTGCTGCCGCTGAGTTACGACTCAACACTGTTTCCATTTATACCTATGAAGACCGCTTCTCACCCCATCGCTACAAAGCGGACGAAGCCTATCAAATCGGTCGTGATGATGAGCCATTAAAACCCTACCTCGACATTGAAGGCATTATTGATATTGCCAAGCGTCATCAAGTCGATGCGATTCATCCGGGCTATGGATTTTTATCGGAAAACGTCACCTTTGCCCGCCGTTGCCGCGAAGAAGGGATTAAATTCATCGGTCCAGCACCCGAAGCAATGGAAAAGCTCGGTGATAAAGTAGCCGCTAAAGCAATAGCCATTGCAGCAGGCTTACCTATTATTGAAGACAGTAAAATCCCGCTCACTACCTTAGACATTGCTAGGTCTGAAGCTGAACGCATTGGCTACCCATTGATGATGAAAGCGGCTGCGGGTGGTGGTGGGCGCGGGATGCGCGTGATTCGTAAAGGCGATGAACTAGAGCGAGCCTACAACGACGCACGCAATGAAGCACTCAAAGCGTTTGGTGATGCGACGGTTTTCCTTGAGAAATACATCGACTCCCCCAAACACCTCGAAGTACAGATTCTAGGCGACGAACACGGTAATTTAGTCCACTTATATGAGCGCGATTGCTCGGTACAACGCCGCTTCCAAAAAGTGGTCGAAGTCGCACCGAGTACCGGTCTTAAAGATGAAACCCGCGAAAATCTGTATAAATACGCACTCGCTATTACACGCTATGTCGATTATTCGTGTGCGGGTACGGTCGAATTTTTATTAGATAAAGACGAAAATATTTACTTCATTGAAGTCAATCCACGCGTTCAGGTCGAGCACACTATTACCGAACAAATCACCGGAATTGATATTGTTCGTAGCCAAATTTTAATCGCGGGTGGCACACGCCTCACTGACTCTGAAATCAATATTCCTAATCAAGAGTCCATCCGCTGC contains:
- the gloA gene encoding lactoylglutathione lyase; translation: MRILHTMLRVGDLDRSVNFYTQVLGMQELRRQDYPAGEFTLAFLGYGDEANNTVLELTYNWGVSSYEKGTAYGHMAFEVDDVYAACEQMKARGAKILREAGPMNAGKTIIAFIEDPDGYAIELIGKKH
- a CDS encoding AAA family ATPase, with amino-acid sequence MVGMLKRLGVMWVVFWVCLLPVLGSQTKGESQQSTIRIESGIGMTRADVLKQLLEDDFITYDTVALFESNRLIIGLNDGTIQIWDMEHETLEHTLATQSSVLSLALDKSGQLVSGSADGAIQIWDIKRGLLKRKLVAQGGVLSLALDKNGRLVSGSTDGTIQIWDIEKNSLINTLKTQQMWLKTIVFDGGNKIAIGSIDGIIQIWDIEKNSLINTLKVEKNWLKSLAFNKRGELASGSIDGTIQIWDIDSGQVRHTLKSSSSILSLSFNNKNILASGSIDGTIQIWDIDSGQVRHTLKSSSSILSLSFDDAGRMLILASNGAIQVLNVMNNNIQLVFKKPDVDILGFEVEKNNSNSGLLKNEDYLESMIVKLEGDPSIFYTGTNNLNITLTNHSEKPIYKPQLVETFSEDSLFHVIPNDQKPLLFEERYNSPSIIEVGQSAKISGSVLVNTPKFVATGKYELPIKIQDFSGHTKLVKFKVDYKSLDIEIKSAFLENNFFTRKGVLTVKIANLRMVELDMFDFYLQTPSGALSSTIKIIEVGQSSDAQTTENIKFETDEIFSKKQLDNLKLELRIRNFINMGRYGSLHFYGKDADLRSYVSTLYTEWYFDIKVNVSYWLLISQISGVIVLIVSIYWLFLFINPISTALSRRPVELITIPFDQLTKTKNLLRWSGRFRRVLDDAEVSTQTFSQALDFAQLTPEQKAQIIAKRLGAKLERVETPPNLPLSREEQETQNQTNSEIPSSLPPSLDKGRDGEGFSLFTLKLPDNFILNVNRLLLYFPTVSTEDVFTTLRAIPQAEGRITLIINTDAAYQRKLLNTTQDRSNKYVAPQSKQLTALLLSPKPEAVLAKVLAEQLALQQLSPYQIGGGVNKEAIFFGRRELIAQIINRDPANYLIVGGRQMGKSSLLKALERRYAENPQVHCCYLSLSNEVLIPRLAHALNLDSDTAPDFAAQLEVRIKNEGKRYIFLIDEADLFIEHEQAQGYPMLSVFRRLSEQGQCSFILAGFWQLYQHAVLDYQSPLRNFGAVLEVGALEQEACEQLATIPMQTLNLSYANPQIMQHMISQCGQRANLIAHVCDQLIQQLQPSQRIIEVGDVHPVLTGRDLQKRLEGWSVGIGEHEQAYDRLVVYTTVQHDSFTTGELIQTLEQQSVQFESAELERTLSRLELAFVLRRLDKRWAYCVPLFVELMREDDLTIKREREWRRWQT
- a CDS encoding CHAT domain-containing protein — encoded protein: MPKTLVFLAASPADKARLRVDSEEREIEAELQRSKLRDEFVTIYQPALRFDDLLHVLREQKPYIVHFSGHGEGGMGLVLEDEQGKAKFLENEVLTNIFEQLKGHTHCVVLNACYSEVQVLAIAQHVPYVVGMNARVPDRVAVEFARQFYAGLGAGETLEQAFHWAKVALLGMDQSGAQIPVLYKDGKPLETHESKVLAPKQRSFVERIFSDYVELNRPVLILAQEGFQTQHYIQALKDKAKTRFKVLHVFPPASDQVSEAEYFAYLARQCGLGEGISNSTQWYLALSERLMQGLELLLLITGFENGAEQYRRSFAGEVRNLLGAFPHDLHLIMFGGERLAAMKFEQGALSLLNFISPSSRLKPPSLDGQIYLRY